A single genomic interval of Pyruvatibacter sp. HU-CL02332 harbors:
- a CDS encoding ATP-binding cassette domain-containing protein — MSGSDSSAPMIEISGLTKRFGPFVAVDNVSFDVPKGQVLGFLGPNGAGKSTSMKMITGFLAMTAGDVRVCGHDVETDPMSAQRLMGYLPEGAPAYGEMTPIDFLRFIAEIRGLRGAEAANAVGLAVERTTLAPVLDQPIETLSKGFKRRVGLAQAILHDPDVLIMDEPTDGLDPNQKHQVRLLIQEMAQDKAIIISTHILEEVEAVCDRALIIDRGRIVADGTPAQLMGRSRWQDAVTMTAQFSTQDEAGVAEAALRGLPGTSSVERVEGDGPSNTFTVFAAPRTDDTSAPLAEQVAVMAQDKGWQVKALYAEKGRLDEVFRMLTHSDAPDGHKPDTVDRGEISA; from the coding sequence ATGAGCGGTTCGGATTCTTCAGCTCCGATGATCGAGATCAGCGGCCTGACCAAGCGGTTTGGGCCGTTTGTGGCGGTCGACAATGTGAGCTTCGATGTCCCCAAGGGGCAGGTGCTTGGATTCCTTGGCCCTAATGGCGCGGGCAAGTCCACCAGCATGAAAATGATCACCGGCTTCCTCGCCATGACGGCGGGTGACGTGCGGGTGTGCGGTCATGATGTGGAAACCGATCCCATGTCCGCCCAGCGACTGATGGGCTATCTGCCCGAGGGCGCGCCGGCTTATGGCGAAATGACGCCCATCGACTTCTTGCGGTTCATTGCCGAGATCCGCGGGCTGCGCGGTGCAGAGGCGGCCAATGCGGTTGGCCTTGCTGTTGAGCGCACGACGCTGGCGCCGGTTCTGGACCAGCCGATTGAAACACTCTCCAAAGGCTTCAAGCGCCGTGTCGGTCTGGCGCAGGCGATCTTGCATGACCCTGACGTGCTGATCATGGATGAGCCGACAGATGGTCTCGACCCGAACCAGAAACATCAGGTGCGGTTGCTGATCCAGGAGATGGCGCAGGACAAGGCGATCATCATCTCGACGCATATTCTTGAAGAAGTTGAAGCTGTGTGTGACCGCGCGTTGATTATTGATCGCGGCCGCATCGTTGCGGACGGCACACCAGCCCAGCTGATGGGCCGCTCGCGCTGGCAGGATGCGGTGACGATGACCGCGCAATTCTCGACGCAGGATGAAGCAGGTGTTGCGGAAGCCGCGCTGCGCGGCCTGCCCGGCACTTCAAGTGTCGAACGTGTGGAAGGCGATGGGCCGTCAAACACCTTCACGGTATTTGCGGCGCCGCGCACGGACGACACAAGCGCGCCGCTGGCGGAACAGGTTGCCGTGATGGCACAGGACAAGGGCTGGCAAGTGAAGGCGCTTTACGCTGAAAAAGGCCGGCTTGATGAAGTCTTCCGTATGCTGACGCATTCAGATGCACCTGACGGCCACAAGCCTGACACGGTTGACCGCGGGGAGATCAGCGCATGA